One Pseudocalidococcus azoricus BACA0444 DNA window includes the following coding sequences:
- a CDS encoding ABC transporter ATP-binding protein yields the protein MKTRHSLKLWQFYLSFYERRYGKLSWSIFLSFLQSLMVLPSMYLARAAFDWAIPSRSLVSLFQVGLGMLLFSLLSATIALTNRYLTLIVTKTAILKMRVQLLERLFIIPRGIYRQADYVHWHTTIVQDTERLDIMSNNSLTVVLPSVVTTISLVILLWYWNPLLLALMALISPLAFIYNYYARRKLKYTTPLFLRAFEQFSKGILFTIRGLDLIHIQSAQNWERSRQNESIKNLYHKSIQVAWLNSAYTLTQSNLLTIAKLILLIGGGWAVIGNTISLGELIGFYIATNLLQTALQSILGTIPVFISGQASLDNIYRFFHHPIFQSYNGQVQIDWQGKLSLAHITFSHGETPLLSDLSLTLWPGQVIVILGPNGCGKSTLIDLILGFYRPDSGEIIADESSYADIDMASFRQQIGVVRQENFFFPGTVWENLTYGLDNHPESEVNHVLEIAMADYFIQQLPQGLQTNIGEDGTLLSGGQRQRLALARSLLRHPKMLILDEPTNHLDQEAIAELMANLKKISSRPGILIVSHNLKLTEQADQVLEMNNGRLRLVSPLI from the coding sequence GTGAAGACAAGACATTCTCTAAAGTTGTGGCAATTTTATTTATCATTTTACGAGCGGCGATATGGCAAACTTTCCTGGAGTATCTTTCTCTCTTTCTTGCAATCACTTATGGTTTTGCCGAGTATGTATTTGGCTCGCGCCGCATTTGATTGGGCCATTCCAAGTCGAAGCTTAGTCTCTCTTTTTCAAGTTGGCTTAGGGATGCTTCTTTTTAGTCTTTTAAGTGCTACTATCGCTCTCACAAATCGTTATTTAACATTGATTGTTACCAAAACAGCAATTCTAAAAATGCGCGTGCAACTCCTAGAAAGATTATTCATTATTCCCAGAGGAATATATCGTCAAGCAGATTATGTTCACTGGCATACGACTATTGTTCAAGATACCGAACGCCTGGACATTATGAGTAATAACTCTCTCACAGTGGTGCTGCCATCCGTTGTTACAACTATTAGCTTAGTTATCTTGCTTTGGTATTGGAACCCATTGCTTTTAGCCTTAATGGCCCTAATTTCACCACTGGCATTTATTTATAATTACTATGCAAGAAGAAAGTTAAAATATACCACACCATTATTTTTGAGAGCATTTGAACAGTTTAGTAAGGGAATTTTATTTACTATTCGCGGTTTAGATCTCATTCATATTCAATCTGCTCAAAATTGGGAACGGTCTCGTCAGAACGAATCAATCAAAAATTTATACCATAAATCCATTCAAGTGGCCTGGTTAAATAGTGCTTATACTTTAACTCAAAGTAATTTACTAACCATTGCTAAGTTAATACTTTTAATAGGTGGTGGTTGGGCTGTGATTGGTAATACAATTAGCTTGGGTGAGTTGATTGGATTTTATATCGCTACAAATCTGTTGCAAACTGCCTTACAATCAATATTGGGAACAATTCCAGTTTTTATTTCGGGACAAGCATCTTTAGATAATATTTATCGCTTTTTCCACCATCCAATTTTTCAGTCCTACAATGGTCAGGTACAAATTGATTGGCAAGGTAAACTATCTTTAGCCCATATTACCTTCTCTCATGGTGAGACTCCACTCTTGTCGGACTTAAGCTTAACCCTATGGCCAGGCCAAGTTATTGTCATTCTCGGTCCAAATGGTTGTGGTAAAAGTACTCTCATTGATTTGATCTTAGGGTTTTACCGACCCGATTCTGGAGAGATTATAGCTGATGAGTCATCATATGCGGATATTGATATGGCTTCTTTTCGTCAACAAATTGGGGTTGTACGGCAAGAAAATTTCTTCTTTCCTGGTACGGTTTGGGAAAATTTGACCTATGGCCTGGATAATCATCCTGAATCCGAAGTCAACCATGTTCTTGAAATTGCTATGGCAGATTATTTCATTCAACAATTGCCACAAGGACTTCAGACAAACATTGGTGAAGATGGTACTCTCTTATCTGGTGGCCAACGGCAGCGACTGGCATTGGCTCGTAGTTTATTGCGTCATCCTAAGATGTTAATTCTGGATGAACCAACTAATCATTTGGATCAAGAGGCAATTGCGGAATTGATGGCTAATTTGAAAAAAATATCATCCAGGCCTGGAATTTTAATTGTCAGCCACAACTTAAAGCTAACTGAACAGGCAGATCAAGTCTTAGAAATGAATAATGGTAGGTTAAGACTAGTTTCTCCTCTTATTTAA
- a CDS encoding SDR family NAD(P)-dependent oxidoreductase encodes MNILYRLKLLINVLRGKYNPVFIILTAEPKLVMDNQLLYGKNVFITGAGQNIGRSIALEMAKQGANIYFLDLDLDKCKKLELELSTYAVQSKGFQADITNQQDIDQIIEYLSQENITIDTLVNNIGIAVRKSRIDDFYLSDWKMVYDTNVFSPLYLTQLVANNMIKTSTKGSIIFITSIHQWLIHNDPSYSSSKAALGMVIKEMAIDLSKFGIRVNGIAPGFVKEDEQGYPRYWQYGQLQKTSIPPKYIGRAVVYLASDYFSRFTTGAVLTVDNGVTSLNFRSQQS; translated from the coding sequence ATGAATATCTTGTATCGCCTCAAGTTGCTTATTAATGTATTAAGGGGTAAGTACAATCCAGTATTTATTATCCTAACTGCTGAACCAAAATTGGTGATGGATAATCAGCTTTTATATGGCAAAAATGTATTTATTACTGGTGCTGGGCAAAATATTGGACGCAGCATTGCCCTAGAGATGGCCAAGCAGGGGGCAAATATCTATTTTTTAGACTTAGACCTAGATAAATGTAAAAAACTGGAACTCGAATTAAGTACTTACGCTGTGCAGTCTAAGGGCTTTCAAGCTGATATTACCAATCAGCAGGATATTGACCAGATTATTGAGTATTTAAGTCAGGAAAATATCACCATTGATACCTTAGTAAATAATATTGGGATTGCTGTTAGAAAATCGCGGATCGATGACTTTTATCTATCGGATTGGAAGATGGTTTATGATACTAATGTATTCAGCCCTCTCTACTTAACTCAGTTAGTGGCTAATAACATGATTAAAACCTCAACAAAGGGATCAATTATATTCATAACGTCAATCCACCAATGGCTGATCCATAACGATCCAAGCTACTCCTCCTCGAAGGCAGCATTAGGCATGGTTATCAAAGAAATGGCCATTGACTTGAGTAAATTTGGGATTCGTGTTAATGGCATCGCCCCGGGGTTCGTGAAGGAAGATGAGCAAGGTTACCCTCGTTACTGGCAGTATGGTCAATTACAAAAAACCTCTATTCCCCCGAAGTATATTGGTAGAGCTGTAGTTTATCTTGCTTCTGATTATTTTAGTCGCTTTACTACCGGTGCAGTTTTAACAGTTGACAATGGCGTAACAAGTCTGAATTTTCGTTCTCAGCAATCCTAG
- a CDS encoding glycosyltransferase family 2 protein, with the protein MISVVMVVKNGEPYLSEAIDSIVTQTYPVDEIILIDGNSTDRTAIIAQSYDLVQYQLQREPGLAQAYNQGIESAEGEFIAFLSHDDRWLPQKLQLQIELMKREPNLGYTITNFCYFTESAPEDAYSFKPSLLKQELTGRIMETLVARKSVFKQVGLLSPSLAFANDVEWFIRAEQKNIPMKTIPQILLHKRVWSGNTATINAGVNSQELLNILRQHIQQKRLEKRND; encoded by the coding sequence ATGATCAGTGTGGTTATGGTGGTTAAAAATGGCGAACCTTATTTATCTGAAGCCATCGACAGTATTGTCACTCAAACCTATCCTGTTGATGAAATTATTCTGATTGATGGTAACTCAACAGATCGAACTGCAATAATTGCCCAATCCTATGATCTAGTTCAATATCAGTTACAGCGAGAACCAGGCCTGGCTCAAGCCTATAATCAAGGGATTGAAAGTGCTGAAGGGGAATTTATTGCTTTTTTGTCCCATGATGATCGATGGCTACCTCAGAAGCTTCAATTACAGATTGAATTAATGAAGAGAGAACCGAATTTAGGATACACAATTACCAATTTTTGTTACTTTACAGAGTCTGCTCCAGAAGATGCCTATAGTTTTAAGCCATCCCTACTAAAACAAGAGCTTACTGGGCGCATCATGGAAACTCTAGTAGCTCGAAAAAGTGTGTTTAAGCAGGTAGGCTTGCTGTCACCATCTCTTGCGTTTGCTAATGATGTTGAGTGGTTCATTCGAGCTGAACAGAAGAATATCCCTATGAAGACTATCCCACAAATATTGCTTCACAAGCGAGTTTGGAGCGGGAATACCGCAACGATTAATGCTGGTGTGAACTCTCAGGAACTACTTAATATTCTTCGTCAGCACATCCAGCAGAAAAGATTAGAAAAAAGAAATGACTAA
- a CDS encoding PqqD family protein: protein MKFRVNTPTVVSEVIEGEAVILNLDSGNYYSMEGSGAIIWELLSQGLTVTEVGNWLAKTFNAHSDQMINTVAGLVDELQMEGLIVPLGEDLPDSESLNLDNMAVGKSFVEPKLCKYSDLQDLLILDPIHDVTDSGWPKANIE, encoded by the coding sequence ATGAAGTTTAGAGTCAATACGCCTACGGTTGTCAGCGAAGTGATTGAGGGGGAAGCCGTGATTCTCAATCTTGACAGTGGTAACTATTACAGTATGGAAGGTTCTGGAGCCATAATCTGGGAGTTATTATCCCAAGGACTAACGGTTACTGAAGTTGGTAATTGGCTAGCCAAGACATTTAATGCCCATTCTGATCAGATGATCAATACTGTGGCCGGCCTGGTGGATGAGTTGCAGATGGAGGGCTTGATTGTACCCCTAGGGGAAGATTTGCCTGATTCTGAGTCGTTGAACTTAGACAATATGGCAGTAGGAAAGAGTTTTGTTGAACCAAAGCTGTGTAAATATAGTGATTTGCAAGATTTGTTGATATTAGACCCAATTCACGATGTTACAGACAGCGGTTGGCCAAAAGCTAACATTGAGTAG
- a CDS encoding class I SAM-dependent methyltransferase has product MLMNSFWGKQILALIREGNYAHPGEEEAIELMFATIPSNPDRKMLDVGCGRGGTAHYLQSHGWGNVTGLDLDADSIQYAQEHYPGCKFFTANVLNAPNTLPTTYDLLYLFNSFYAFEDQAQALDALHQVAHPGSTLLIFDYIDLGTYHQAPITQANKPFIPHPIVLAEITSLLGTQWQLTRIQDLSAQYQQWYQHFMAQAHSKRLDIIELAGVQAWETVSQVYGELLESIRRGELGGAIITTQAQ; this is encoded by the coding sequence ATGCTCATGAACTCTTTTTGGGGGAAGCAAATTCTTGCATTAATTCGTGAAGGAAACTATGCCCATCCTGGAGAAGAGGAAGCCATTGAGTTAATGTTTGCCACAATTCCGTCAAATCCGGACCGAAAGATGTTAGATGTTGGTTGTGGTCGGGGCGGCACGGCTCATTATTTGCAGTCCCACGGTTGGGGAAACGTGACTGGCCTGGATTTGGATGCAGACTCGATTCAATATGCCCAAGAGCACTATCCCGGCTGCAAATTTTTCACTGCAAATGTTCTAAACGCACCAAACACTCTACCGACAACCTATGATTTGCTCTACCTATTCAACTCGTTCTATGCTTTCGAGGATCAGGCCCAGGCCCTAGATGCTCTTCACCAAGTTGCCCATCCCGGCTCCACCCTTTTAATCTTTGACTATATAGATTTAGGAACCTATCACCAGGCCCCGATTACCCAAGCTAACAAACCTTTTATTCCCCATCCCATTGTTTTAGCTGAAATCACATCTCTACTGGGAACACAGTGGCAGTTAACCCGTATTCAGGATCTTTCGGCACAGTATCAACAGTGGTATCAACACTTTATGGCCCAGGCCCATAGTAAACGGCTCGACATTATTGAATTGGCTGGAGTCCAGGCCTGGGAAACTGTTAGCCAAGTCTATGGAGAACTATTAGAATCCATTCGGCGGGGAGAATTAGGGGGCGCAATCATCACCACTCAGGCCCAGTAA
- a CDS encoding glycosyltransferase family 2 protein, translated as MIIPVFNGEKYIKAAITSVLSQMKHFLEIVVIDDGSNDHTSTVVQELIQNYQNIYYKYQENRGVGVARNYGVEISQGEFLTFLDADDLWAANKLTIQINAFKQNPDIDIVFGQVEHFISPELSTQEAQRWNYPHKIMPAYAAGAMLLRRETFNQVGKFSETCEVGQFLDWYLRAIELNLISFFPPDVVLLRRVHNDNSSQKSKRYWQDYVRIIKSSLDRRRSQS; from the coding sequence GTGATCATACCTGTTTTTAATGGTGAAAAATATATCAAAGCTGCTATTACTAGCGTGCTGTCTCAGATGAAACATTTTTTGGAAATCGTCGTGATTGATGACGGTTCTAATGATCACACATCCACAGTTGTACAGGAGTTGATACAGAATTATCAGAATATCTACTACAAATATCAAGAAAATCGAGGGGTTGGAGTAGCTCGTAATTATGGTGTTGAAATCTCTCAGGGTGAATTTCTCACTTTCCTGGATGCTGATGATCTTTGGGCAGCTAATAAATTAACCATCCAGATAAATGCATTCAAGCAAAATCCAGATATAGATATTGTCTTTGGACAAGTTGAGCATTTCATCAGCCCTGAACTGTCTACCCAAGAAGCGCAACGCTGGAACTATCCTCACAAGATTATGCCCGCCTACGCCGCTGGAGCGATGTTATTAAGACGAGAAACCTTTAACCAGGTTGGCAAATTCTCAGAAACTTGTGAAGTTGGACAATTTCTTGATTGGTATTTAAGAGCTATTGAATTGAATCTAATCAGCTTTTTTCCACCCGATGTCGTGCTCTTAAGGCGTGTTCACAATGATAATTCATCTCAAAAATCGAAGCGTTATTGGCAAGACTATGTGCGGATTATAAAATCTTCTTTAGACCGTAGAAGGAGTCAATCTTAA
- the thrB gene encoding homoserine kinase — MITVTVPATTANLGPGFDCLGAALSLTNQFKFQKSPTTKIMARGLDAGKVLTDERNLAYQAFCYFYDSLDEDIPDIQLEIELGVPLARGLGSSATAIIGGLLGANALMDQPLNPRQLLDLAIEMEGHPDNVVPALLGGCQLTATGAGDQGWVTVPLAWHESVVPVIAIPEFELATQTARQVLPPHLSYGDAIFNAAHLALLIQGLGTGNAQWLAAGLQDRLHQPYRHSLIPGYEQVQIAALAAGAYGLVISGAGPTLLALTPPQSSQGVAEAMGSAWAKVGVLAQTQVTQLNVQGAEVA; from the coding sequence ATGATCACGGTAACAGTACCCGCAACAACAGCAAATCTTGGGCCTGGGTTTGATTGTTTAGGAGCAGCCCTATCCCTGACCAATCAATTTAAGTTCCAAAAATCTCCAACGACCAAGATTATGGCTCGGGGCCTGGATGCTGGCAAAGTCTTGACGGATGAACGGAATTTAGCCTATCAAGCTTTTTGTTATTTTTATGATTCCCTTGACGAAGATATTCCTGATATTCAGTTAGAGATTGAGTTGGGAGTCCCCTTAGCGCGAGGCCTGGGCAGTTCAGCTACGGCTATCATCGGGGGACTGCTGGGGGCCAATGCACTTATGGATCAGCCTTTGAATCCTCGACAACTCCTAGACCTAGCGATTGAGATGGAGGGGCATCCAGATAATGTGGTTCCGGCCTTGTTGGGGGGCTGTCAATTGACGGCAACGGGAGCAGGGGATCAGGGGTGGGTGACAGTTCCCTTGGCCTGGCATGAGTCTGTTGTTCCCGTGATTGCGATCCCAGAGTTTGAATTAGCGACCCAGACGGCTCGGCAAGTTCTCCCGCCCCATCTCAGCTATGGGGATGCCATTTTTAATGCAGCCCACCTCGCCCTACTGATTCAAGGGTTGGGGACTGGTAATGCTCAATGGCTGGCGGCTGGCCTGCAAGATCGACTCCATCAACCCTATCGTCATTCCCTGATTCCGGGTTATGAGCAAGTCCAAATTGCAGCACTGGCAGCGGGGGCCTATGGCCTGGTGATTAGTGGGGCGGGGCCAACGTTGCTGGCATTAACACCTCCTCAATCCTCTCAAGGGGTAGCTGAAGCAATGGGTTCGGCTTGGGCTAAGGTCGGGGTCTTGGCTCAAACTCAGGTGACCCAACTTAATGTTCAGGGTGCTGAGGTCGCTTAG
- a CDS encoding glycosyltransferase family 2 protein: MNTDYPLITVIIPVWNGEKFLSEALESIHAQEYPSLEIIVVDDGSTDNSAVIAQSDPTVNYYYQNNQGPGAAKNMGLEKANGKFIAFLDCDDIWTRDTLRRHSSYLVNNPSVDIIQSQVQEYCLNNYDQKFNPITVPYFMFALMASSLYRKYVFDSVGFFDTTLSCSEDWDWTLRAYEINIHKEKLEFTSLLYRKHDNNMTKFLTLSQLNLVKVYHRHLKRIRQQENKTRNLQVEKTLDYFGHWPY, translated from the coding sequence ATGAATACTGATTACCCCCTAATTACCGTGATAATTCCTGTCTGGAACGGCGAAAAATTCTTGTCGGAAGCATTAGAAAGTATTCATGCTCAAGAGTATCCATCTCTAGAAATTATTGTTGTTGATGATGGCTCAACAGATAACAGTGCTGTCATCGCTCAATCTGACCCAACCGTTAATTATTATTATCAGAATAACCAGGGGCCTGGTGCGGCAAAGAATATGGGATTAGAGAAGGCCAATGGTAAATTTATTGCATTTTTAGATTGTGATGATATCTGGACGAGAGATACACTACGGCGACACTCAAGCTATCTTGTTAATAATCCCTCTGTTGATATTATTCAATCTCAGGTTCAAGAATATTGTCTTAATAATTATGATCAAAAATTCAACCCAATAACTGTCCCTTATTTCATGTTTGCTTTAATGGCAAGTTCTTTATATCGTAAATATGTGTTTGATTCTGTAGGATTCTTTGATACAACATTAAGTTGTAGTGAAGACTGGGATTGGACGTTAAGAGCATACGAAATAAATATTCACAAAGAAAAGCTGGAATTTACATCCTTATTGTATCGAAAACATGATAATAATATGACCAAGTTTCTAACACTATCTCAGCTAAATTTGGTTAAAGTATATCACCGTCATTTAAAACGAATACGTCAACAGGAGAATAAAACGCGAAATTTACAAGTAGAGAAAACATTGGATTATTTTGGACATTGGCCCTATTGA
- a CDS encoding radical SAM protein, translating into MITLIKLSSLIIFVMLNKFTSDYVVLCISISSFSQLKSMKIVRNLELHIIHSCNLHCESCAHYSNQYHQGLVTLGEAAQWFEQWQGRVQPISFSLLGGEPTLHPQLAEFVPLVKKYFPHSKLRLVTNGFFLERHPDLPRFLRSYPRAELHISIHHDSPEYVSHLQPQLDLVFQWQQEYEISIKILNSQKYWTRRYYGVGSQMEPFADNQPRQSWENCPAKHCLQLFQGQLWKCPPLAYLQLQAKKYSLSEYWQPYLNYTPLSSNCTEPELHEFLGREDESYCAMCPSEPQIFSLPNPIENISVK; encoded by the coding sequence ATGATCACACTGATCAAACTATCATCCTTAATTATATTTGTCATGCTAAATAAATTTACATCGGACTATGTAGTATTATGCATCAGTATAAGTAGCTTTAGTCAGTTAAAATCTATGAAAATAGTTAGAAATCTTGAACTTCATATCATTCATAGCTGTAATCTACACTGTGAAAGTTGTGCACATTACTCTAATCAATATCATCAAGGACTAGTAACTCTGGGGGAAGCAGCGCAATGGTTTGAGCAATGGCAAGGACGAGTTCAGCCAATTTCCTTTTCTTTACTTGGGGGTGAGCCGACTCTTCATCCTCAGTTAGCAGAATTTGTACCGCTTGTTAAGAAATATTTTCCGCACAGTAAGTTGCGTTTAGTGACCAATGGTTTTTTCCTTGAACGGCATCCTGATCTCCCTCGATTTCTTAGGTCTTACCCTAGGGCTGAACTTCATATTTCAATTCATCACGACAGCCCAGAATATGTAAGCCATCTACAACCCCAATTAGATTTAGTTTTTCAATGGCAACAAGAGTATGAAATCAGTATAAAGATTTTAAACTCTCAAAAATATTGGACACGGCGATATTATGGCGTTGGTTCACAGATGGAGCCTTTTGCAGATAATCAACCCCGACAAAGTTGGGAAAATTGCCCTGCGAAGCATTGTTTGCAGTTATTTCAAGGGCAACTTTGGAAATGTCCTCCCCTAGCATACTTACAACTTCAAGCAAAAAAATACTCTCTTTCTGAATACTGGCAACCCTATTTAAACTACACACCACTATCATCAAATTGCACCGAGCCAGAGCTACACGAGTTTTTAGGGCGTGAAGATGAAAGCTACTGTGCGATGTGTCCATCAGAACCGCAGATCTTCTCATTGCCAAATCCTATTGAAAATATTTCTGTTAAATAA
- a CDS encoding glycosyltransferase family 2 protein, with product MMIISLPLISVIIPVYNGERFLTEALDSVHSQNYQSLEIILVDDGSTDKTASIARSNPKVSYIYQHNQGAAAAKNTGIKAAKGEYITFLDSDDLYPPGMLLNLATYLSQNTTVDIVHGLVQQLNYNPQTETFDYSGIPHWNVNFASALYRKSVFEKIGYFDISLKTNEDVDWFMRAWELGIPKDRIYEVTLLRRRHDQNMTNDKLRVQQGLVQAFYRHLKRTRQESEVLPSSITVADYFGYVSSPELPKIS from the coding sequence ATGATGATTATCAGTTTACCTCTAATTTCAGTGATTATACCTGTGTATAACGGAGAGCGGTTTCTAACCGAGGCGTTAGATTCAGTTCACTCCCAAAATTACCAGTCACTCGAAATAATTCTAGTCGATGATGGATCTACGGATAAGACCGCATCAATTGCCCGATCAAATCCGAAAGTTTCCTATATTTATCAACACAACCAGGGTGCTGCTGCTGCAAAAAACACGGGTATTAAAGCTGCCAAAGGAGAATACATCACATTTTTAGATTCTGATGACTTATATCCACCTGGAATGCTACTTAACTTAGCGACTTATTTGAGCCAAAATACCACGGTTGATATTGTCCATGGCTTAGTTCAGCAACTTAACTATAATCCGCAAACAGAAACATTCGATTACTCGGGAATTCCGCATTGGAATGTAAACTTTGCCAGTGCACTATATCGGAAATCTGTATTTGAGAAGATAGGCTACTTTGATATTTCACTGAAAACAAATGAAGATGTAGACTGGTTTATGCGGGCCTGGGAGCTTGGAATTCCTAAAGATCGAATTTATGAAGTCACTCTCTTACGTCGTAGGCATGATCAAAATATGACTAATGATAAGCTCCGAGTTCAACAGGGATTAGTGCAGGCTTTTTATCGCCATCTAAAACGAACTCGCCAAGAATCAGAGGTTCTGCCCTCCTCAATTACTGTGGCCGATTATTTTGGTTATGTTTCATCTCCGGAGTTACCAAAAATTTCATGA
- a CDS encoding glycosyltransferase family 2 protein, translated as MIDDKPLVSIIIPVHNGELFLGEALASIHRQYYEPIEVIVVDDDSTDQTADIAKSDPLVHYLKSSCAGPGPARNRGLEIAKGEFVTFLDSDDFWLDNILGKFVEYLQIRPLVDIVQGLMQPYVLNSELGVFLPDSQPVFLMQLGCCLYRKSLFQKVGTFDESLYSGQDMDWFIRAWELGIIKHRLAQVVLYYRRHDKNITKSIKILQKGRLEAFHRHLQRMKQKNSQIMDNNHSSLMDYLGAWPERLNIF; from the coding sequence ATGATTGACGATAAACCCTTAGTGAGTATTATCATACCTGTGCATAATGGAGAGCTTTTCCTCGGTGAAGCACTAGCTAGTATTCACAGACAATATTACGAGCCAATTGAAGTTATCGTGGTTGATGATGATTCAACTGATCAGACCGCAGACATTGCAAAATCCGACCCACTAGTTCATTATTTAAAGTCTTCTTGTGCCGGCCCAGGCCCAGCCCGAAATCGGGGTTTAGAAATTGCTAAGGGAGAGTTCGTAACATTTTTAGACTCTGATGATTTTTGGTTGGATAACATATTGGGAAAATTTGTTGAATATCTACAAATCAGGCCATTGGTTGATATAGTTCAAGGCCTAATGCAACCTTATGTCTTAAATTCAGAGCTTGGTGTGTTTTTACCCGATTCTCAACCGGTATTTCTGATGCAGCTAGGTTGTTGTCTCTATCGAAAATCTCTTTTTCAGAAAGTGGGTACTTTTGATGAAAGTTTATATAGTGGTCAGGATATGGATTGGTTTATTCGGGCTTGGGAGTTAGGAATTATTAAACATCGCCTTGCTCAGGTAGTTTTATATTACCGCCGCCACGATAAAAACATAACTAAATCTATAAAAATATTACAGAAGGGGCGATTAGAAGCGTTTCATCGACATCTCCAACGAATGAAGCAGAAAAATTCTCAGATTATGGATAATAACCATAGCTCATTGATGGACTATCTCGGGGCCTGGCCTGAAAGGTTAAACATTTTTTAG
- a CDS encoding glycosyltransferase family 2 protein, protein MTLPLISVIIPVYNGEHFLAEALASIHAQNYDPLELIVVDDGSMDNSAEIAKADSRVRYFYQENQGQAVARNNGIIQAKGDLITFLDQDDVWPKGSLINLVEILQKMPDVALVHGLVQEYNYCLDDSKFYISDRIPYWHVNLGSALFRKSIFFKVGLLSDGLKGCDDIEWFMRAWYQEVPNYSLEKVTLHYRRHDNNMTWDTITIKKGIMRVYYEHIQYNRQNLQLSHNKQSFLEYIGFNKYFKNNQKK, encoded by the coding sequence ATGACACTCCCTTTAATCTCAGTCATTATTCCTGTTTACAATGGAGAGCATTTTTTAGCAGAGGCTCTTGCCAGTATACATGCTCAAAACTATGACCCACTAGAACTAATTGTTGTTGATGATGGTTCTATGGATAATAGTGCTGAAATTGCCAAAGCCGATTCAAGAGTTCGTTACTTTTATCAAGAAAATCAAGGACAGGCTGTAGCACGGAATAATGGCATAATTCAAGCAAAAGGAGACTTAATTACCTTTCTTGATCAAGATGATGTATGGCCCAAAGGTAGCTTGATTAATCTAGTTGAAATATTACAGAAAATGCCCGATGTTGCATTAGTTCATGGATTAGTACAAGAGTATAACTATTGTTTGGATGACAGCAAGTTCTATATTTCCGATAGAATTCCCTATTGGCATGTCAACCTAGGTAGTGCTCTTTTTCGCAAATCAATATTTTTCAAGGTAGGTCTATTGTCTGATGGGCTTAAAGGTTGTGATGATATTGAATGGTTTATGCGGGCCTGGTATCAAGAAGTTCCAAATTATAGTCTTGAGAAAGTTACTCTTCACTATCGCAGACATGACAATAATATGACGTGGGATACCATAACAATAAAAAAAGGAATAATGAGAGTTTACTATGAACACATTCAATATAATCGTCAAAATCTACAGCTTAGCCATAACAAACAAAGTTTTCTCGAATATATTGGCTTTAATAAATACTTTAAAAATAATCAAAAGAAATGA